In Musa acuminata AAA Group cultivar baxijiao chromosome BXJ3-11, Cavendish_Baxijiao_AAA, whole genome shotgun sequence, one DNA window encodes the following:
- the LOC103972513 gene encoding putative E3 ubiquitin-protein ligase XBAT35: protein MEGRELRRSVTLPEQLSVTDSSKLEDLLKVREEDDVRVSRRRGRDSLTLRSIIAGEKREDSAAGRTLLEIIQQDRAANGNAADRNSSNGDTWKSLRDLLRHGDGVALGAATPGDLQPVSATELVISTRPNPVLALSVSVGNPDFAASESTAVAATAATATATTTPVELPLTNEGESEEINGSENSNPVGAAGSSSPEAVPAAEEQQSARVSLLALLEQTDRQWEGSGQEGLSLVAAAVDEEVVAEDEMKGSGGVSYMCCVCMVRHKGAAFIPCGHTFCRLCSRELWVSRGNCPLCNGHILEILDIY from the coding sequence ATGGAGGGCAGGGAGCTGCGGCGAAGCGTGACGCTCCCGGAGCAGTTATCTGTCACCGATTCCTCCAAACTCGAGGACCTCCTCAAGGTCCGGGAGGAGGACGATGTGCGTGTTTCTCGCCGCCGGGGCCGCGACTCGCTGACTCTGCGATCGATTATCGCGGGCGAGAAGAGGGAGGACTCCGCCGCGGGAAGGACGCTGCTCGAGATCATCCAGCAGGATCGCGCGGCGAATGGAAACGCGGCGGACAGGAACTCCAGTAACGGCGACACATGGAAGTCGCTAAGGGACCTCCTCCGTCACGGCGACGGCGTGGCCTTGGGAGCAGCGACACCCGGCGACCTCCAACCGGTCTCGGCAACCGAGCTAGTCATCTCCACTCGCCCCAACCCCGTCCTGGCCCTTTCAGTCTCCGTTGGGAATCCCGACTTTGCCGCCTCAGAATCCACCGCCGTGGCGGCgacggctgcgactgcgactgcgaccaCAACGCCTGTGGAGCTACCTTTAACCAACGAAGGAGAAAGTGAAGAAATCAATGGCAGTGAAAACTCCAATCCTGTGGGCGCCGCCGGGTCATCCTCGCCAGAGGCAGTGCCGGCGGCGGAGGAGCAGCAGTCGGCGAGGGTGTCCCTATTGGCGTTACTGGAGCAGACGGACAGACAATGGGAAGGAAGCGGACAGGAGGGGCTATCGTTGGTCGCAGCGGCAGTGGACGAGGAGGTGGTGGCGGAGGACGAGATGAAGGGCAGCGGAGGGGTGTCGTACATGTGCTGCGTATGCATGGTGCGACACAAAGGGGCGGCGTTCATACCGTGCGGCCACACCTTCTGCCGGCTTTGCTCGCGGGAGCTGTGGGTCAGCCGTGGCAACTGCCCTCTCTGCAATGGCCACATCCTCGAAATCCTTGACATCTACTAG